One genomic region from Nocardioides plantarum encodes:
- a CDS encoding cold-shock protein — protein sequence MPNGKVKWFDVDKGFGFLSQDDGPDVYVHADALPAGGTLKPGTRVEFGIAQGRKGDQALQVKVLDAPASVSRNQSQARRKRPDEMAPIVEDLIRLLDGIGEAYRHGRHPDPKSAKPVAMLLHALADELQLS from the coding sequence GTGCCCAACGGCAAGGTGAAGTGGTTCGACGTCGACAAGGGCTTCGGGTTCCTGTCCCAGGACGACGGTCCCGACGTCTACGTGCACGCCGACGCCCTCCCGGCCGGCGGCACGCTCAAGCCCGGCACCCGGGTCGAGTTCGGCATCGCCCAGGGCCGCAAGGGCGACCAGGCCCTGCAGGTCAAGGTGCTCGACGCGCCCGCCTCGGTCAGCCGCAACCAGTCCCAGGCCCGTCGCAAGCGCCCCGACGAGATGGCCCCGATCGTCGAGGACCTGATCCGACTCCTCGACGGCATCGGTGAGGCCTACCGGCACGGCCGCCACCCCGACCCCAAGTCGGCCAAGCCCGTCGCCATGCTGCTCCACGCCCTCGCCGACGAGCTCCAGCTGAGCTGA